One genomic window of Blastopirellula retiformator includes the following:
- a CDS encoding alkaline phosphatase family protein — protein MRRAIVLVIDGWSAGYLPPYGTAWLETPALNQLAAESILVEHTSVETLNLDQLYRGWFRAAHPVAPADGFDLAAALAEVGVPLHLLSDEALLRDAAGAFAFASTEFLPCAEPQIAEHEDDTELGRIFTVLYDWVKTEQGDELVWAHARGMSGAWDAPLDYRNSLAADEDPEPPTYAAAPASRPTGELEPDELLGLSQAYGGQVLLIDTLMEELLAAINALPAERQPLLIVTSSGGMPLGLHQQVGRAAELPLAVYANLAHVPLMIRLPGAAEGLTRVQGLTSSSDLPATLLDWFGATGPKRDVDSSRSLLHLDAPGRDRTLCVQGDELYLRTAAWGARVDRERQCQLFGKPDDRWDVNDVANRCPQVTPLAIDLAQQTRDAIETGAALPELPEELTEGL, from the coding sequence GTGCGTAGAGCGATAGTCCTGGTCATCGACGGCTGGAGCGCTGGTTATTTGCCGCCGTACGGAACCGCCTGGCTCGAGACGCCGGCGCTGAACCAGTTGGCGGCCGAGTCGATTTTGGTCGAGCATACGTCGGTCGAAACGCTGAACCTGGACCAGCTTTATCGCGGCTGGTTTCGCGCTGCACATCCCGTAGCGCCAGCGGATGGTTTTGACTTGGCGGCGGCGCTGGCGGAAGTTGGCGTGCCGCTGCATTTGCTCTCGGACGAAGCGCTTTTGCGAGATGCGGCTGGGGCGTTTGCGTTTGCCTCGACCGAGTTCCTACCGTGTGCAGAGCCGCAGATCGCCGAGCATGAAGACGACACGGAGCTGGGCCGGATATTCACGGTACTGTACGACTGGGTGAAGACGGAACAAGGAGACGAGTTGGTTTGGGCGCATGCGCGGGGGATGTCAGGGGCCTGGGACGCGCCGCTTGACTATCGCAACAGCCTGGCCGCGGACGAAGATCCAGAACCGCCGACCTACGCCGCGGCGCCGGCGTCTCGCCCGACCGGCGAGCTGGAGCCGGATGAACTGCTTGGCCTGTCGCAAGCGTACGGCGGCCAGGTGCTGCTGATCGATACATTGATGGAAGAGCTGCTGGCCGCGATCAACGCCTTGCCGGCCGAGCGACAACCGCTGCTGATCGTCACTTCGAGCGGCGGTATGCCGCTGGGACTGCACCAGCAAGTGGGTCGCGCCGCTGAGTTGCCTTTGGCGGTCTACGCCAACCTGGCGCATGTGCCGCTGATGATTCGCCTGCCTGGCGCCGCGGAAGGCCTGACTCGCGTGCAAGGCCTAACGTCGAGCAGCGACTTGCCGGCGACGCTGCTGGACTGGTTCGGCGCGACTGGCCCGAAGCGAGACGTCGACTCGTCCCGTTCGCTGCTTCACCTTGATGCGCCGGGTCGCGATCGCACTTTGTGCGTACAGGGAGACGAGCTTTACCTGCGCACCGCCGCGTGGGGCGCTCGCGTCGATCGCGAGCGGCAGTGTCAGCTGTTCGGCAAACCGGATGATCGCTGGGACGTCAACGACGTCGCCAATCGCTGCCCGCAGGTAACGCCGCTGGCGATCGACCTGGCGCAGCAAACCCGCGACGCCATTGAAACCGGCGCCGCGCTGCCGGAGTTGCCCGAAGAGCTAACCGAAGGCCTGTAA
- a CDS encoding MFS transporter, whose product MSSVAAQQPNSSSDSPTSTLPTEPDEGAETRNFFLLAFSQVVLRCGWIFKTESIIIPAVLDLIAGPGWVRGLLPILNRIGQSLPPLFYARTLKSMSQKKWSLCGTTLAMGVCFSLLAFCFVPPIRDAVDGWFPESTTWPSVWLTVAFLVCYFLFFAATGLNQVGFGTVQGKLVRVTKRGRLMLVANFAGAIAAIGLAAWLLPKWLTNHDAHVHWIFGFAGGAFLLSAGVSALLKEHCDKAPHVKGTAAELFHDAFSVLTEDRNFRRLAVVAFCFGCSLMLFPHYQALARDRLGAPLENLIFWVIIQNGGTAAFSLLGGPLADWKGNRLVLRLMMFGVFLMPLIAIVLIHTGPSDATLFNWLFLLVGVTPVMFRGLSNYVLEISPRSEHPRYLAALSLCVAAPMVASPAVGWALDAVSYEAVFLTVSAILFGGLLMTWTIAEPRQSV is encoded by the coding sequence ATGTCTTCTGTAGCCGCTCAGCAGCCAAACTCTTCCTCCGATTCTCCCACTTCGACGCTTCCTACCGAACCGGATGAAGGGGCGGAAACTCGCAACTTCTTTTTGTTGGCGTTCTCGCAGGTGGTGCTTCGTTGCGGCTGGATCTTCAAGACCGAGAGCATCATCATCCCGGCCGTGCTCGACTTGATCGCTGGGCCAGGTTGGGTTCGCGGGCTGCTGCCGATCTTGAACCGCATCGGGCAATCGCTGCCGCCGCTGTTTTATGCGCGCACGCTGAAGTCGATGTCGCAGAAGAAGTGGTCGCTGTGCGGTACGACGCTGGCCATGGGAGTCTGCTTCTCTTTGCTGGCATTTTGTTTCGTGCCGCCGATTCGAGATGCGGTGGATGGTTGGTTTCCGGAGAGCACCACTTGGCCGAGCGTCTGGCTGACGGTCGCGTTCTTGGTCTGCTACTTCCTCTTCTTCGCGGCGACGGGGCTGAATCAGGTTGGCTTCGGCACGGTGCAGGGGAAGCTGGTTCGCGTGACCAAACGGGGGCGCTTGATGCTGGTCGCCAACTTTGCCGGAGCGATCGCGGCGATCGGCTTGGCCGCGTGGCTGTTGCCAAAGTGGCTGACCAATCATGACGCGCACGTGCACTGGATCTTTGGCTTCGCTGGCGGTGCGTTTCTGCTGAGCGCCGGCGTTTCGGCCTTGCTGAAAGAGCACTGCGACAAGGCGCCGCACGTGAAGGGAACGGCCGCCGAGTTATTTCATGACGCGTTCAGCGTGTTGACCGAAGATCGCAACTTCCGCCGTTTAGCGGTGGTGGCGTTTTGCTTCGGCTGCTCGCTGATGCTGTTCCCGCACTATCAGGCGCTGGCCCGCGATCGACTGGGGGCGCCGCTCGAGAACTTGATCTTCTGGGTGATCATTCAGAACGGCGGCACGGCGGCGTTTAGCCTGCTAGGAGGGCCGCTGGCCGATTGGAAAGGGAATCGCCTGGTGCTGCGGCTGATGATGTTCGGCGTCTTCTTGATGCCGCTGATCGCCATTGTGCTGATCCATACAGGGCCAAGCGACGCGACGCTGTTCAACTGGCTTTTCCTGCTGGTCGGCGTAACGCCGGTGATGTTCCGCGGGCTTAGCAACTACGTGCTAGAGATCTCCCCCCGCAGCGAACATCCGCGGTACCTGGCCGCCCTCAGCTTGTGCGTGGCGGCGCCGATGGTTGCATCGCCGGCGGTTGGCTGGGCGCTCGACGCGGTGTCGTACGAGGCGGTCTTTCTAACGGTGTCGGCCATCTTGTTCGGCGGGTTGCTGATGACCTGGACGATCGCCGAGCCGCGTCAAAGCGTTTAG
- a CDS encoding P-II family nitrogen regulator yields MKLVIAIIQPSRLEAVKEALTEVEVFRLTVMDCQGFGRQKGQTEVYRGHEFTINLLRKVQLQIAVNEEFVEPTVDAIVKGARSGEKGEIGDGKIFVLPMDECVRIRTGERGPDAI; encoded by the coding sequence ATGAAACTGGTCATCGCCATCATTCAGCCGAGCCGCCTGGAAGCGGTTAAAGAAGCGCTTACCGAAGTCGAAGTCTTTCGGCTCACGGTGATGGATTGTCAGGGCTTTGGTCGCCAGAAGGGACAGACCGAAGTTTATCGCGGTCACGAGTTCACTATCAATCTGCTGCGCAAAGTTCAGCTGCAAATCGCGGTGAACGAGGAGTTTGTCGAACCGACCGTCGACGCGATCGTCAAAGGCGCCCGAAGCGGCGAAAAGGGAGAGATCGGCGACGGCAAGATCTTTGTTTTGCCAATGGACGAATGCGTGCGGATTCGAACCGGCGAACGTGGCCCCGACGCGATCTAA
- the purD gene encoding phosphoribosylamine--glycine ligase produces the protein MNVLVIGNGGREHALAWKIGQSSRVERVFVAPGNAGTALDAENVDISPSDFPALIKFAKQNDCGLTVVGPEAPLVDGVVDAFQDAGLKVFGPNKAAAQMEGSKAFCKKILRQADVPTAEYRVFRDADSATRYIKDRFPHEGEDVPVVVKADGLAAGKGVTVCHKAEDALEAIHAIARDKVFGDAGNQIVIEERLDGQEASVLAITDGQAIVTLAPAQDHKPAFDNDEGPNTGGMGAYSPTPIVTPSMMTEIEERVLVPTVHALKRSRRPFRGVLYAGLIMTNQGPKVLEYNVRLGDPECQPILMRLKSDLVDILEATVDGRLAEIESLQWDRRPAVCVVMASDGYPGDYDKGHVIRGLSDAAQMTDVKVFHAGTTLKGSDVVTAGGRVLGVTAIGESIANAKLNAYTAVKKIRWEGAWCRKDISDKAQISPS, from the coding sequence ATGAACGTACTGGTGATTGGCAACGGTGGCCGCGAGCACGCGCTGGCCTGGAAAATCGGTCAAAGCTCGCGAGTGGAGCGCGTTTTCGTGGCGCCCGGCAATGCCGGCACCGCCCTGGACGCCGAGAACGTCGATATCTCGCCGTCCGACTTTCCGGCCCTGATCAAGTTCGCCAAGCAAAACGACTGCGGCCTGACCGTGGTTGGCCCCGAAGCTCCGCTGGTCGATGGCGTGGTCGACGCCTTCCAAGACGCGGGGCTCAAGGTCTTTGGCCCCAACAAGGCCGCCGCCCAGATGGAAGGAAGCAAGGCGTTCTGCAAGAAGATCCTGCGTCAGGCCGACGTGCCAACCGCCGAATATCGGGTCTTCCGCGACGCCGACAGCGCGACCCGCTACATCAAAGACCGCTTCCCGCACGAAGGGGAAGATGTGCCGGTCGTAGTCAAAGCGGACGGTCTGGCCGCCGGCAAAGGGGTTACGGTTTGCCACAAAGCGGAAGACGCCTTGGAAGCGATTCACGCGATTGCCCGCGACAAGGTCTTCGGCGACGCCGGCAACCAGATCGTGATCGAAGAACGTCTCGACGGTCAGGAAGCGAGCGTCCTGGCGATCACCGACGGCCAGGCGATCGTCACCCTCGCCCCGGCCCAAGACCACAAGCCGGCGTTCGACAATGACGAAGGCCCCAACACCGGCGGCATGGGCGCCTACAGTCCCACCCCGATCGTCACCCCCAGCATGATGACCGAGATCGAAGAGCGGGTGCTGGTTCCGACCGTGCACGCGCTCAAGCGTTCGCGTCGCCCGTTCCGCGGCGTTTTGTACGCCGGCCTGATCATGACCAACCAAGGCCCGAAAGTGCTGGAATACAACGTCCGCCTGGGCGATCCCGAATGCCAGCCGATCTTGATGCGGCTGAAGTCGGACCTGGTCGACATTCTGGAAGCGACCGTCGACGGCCGCCTGGCCGAGATCGAATCGCTGCAGTGGGACCGGCGTCCGGCGGTCTGCGTCGTGATGGCCTCCGACGGCTACCCCGGCGACTACGACAAAGGGCACGTCATCCGCGGCCTGTCCGACGCCGCCCAGATGACCGACGTCAAGGTCTTCCACGCCGGCACAACTCTGAAAGGCAGCGATGTCGTCACCGCCGGCGGCCGCGTCTTGGGGGTCACCGCGATCGGCGAGTCGATCGCCAACGCCAAGCTAAACGCCTACACCGCGGTCAAAAAGATCCGCTGGGAAGGCGCCTGGTGCCGCAAGGATATCTCCGACAAGGCGCAGATCTCGCCTTCGTAG
- a CDS encoding metallophosphoesterase, with amino-acid sequence MTSLDRRQLLKTGASLAVGSSFISLAGSQSLAADPYADAKFVEGEPAPIGKGSFTVAVLPDTQMYGEGHPEGFLQQTKWLAENKKSRNIAAALHLGDITNRNTAEQWQLAASALAQLDGKIPYFLVPGNHDYSSGGKCHDRSTSLNDYFPIDKFRPLPTFGGVYDKEPRQMENSYHLFSAGGRDFVVIGLEFGPRRDVVRWANEIAAKHKDREAILITHAYMYFDETRYDWAEKQTKQTWNPHSYQVAKISGGDVMDGTELWNNLVSKHENFILTVNGHVLNDGLARMTSTTPGGRDVHQMLVNFQMKPNGGDAWLRLLEFTTDGSVNVVDYSPTRNQVNASPQNQFSLKLAKV; translated from the coding sequence ATGACCTCGCTTGATCGCCGCCAGTTGCTCAAGACCGGCGCTTCGCTCGCCGTCGGATCTTCGTTCATTTCGCTTGCTGGCTCGCAATCGCTCGCGGCCGATCCGTATGCCGACGCCAAGTTCGTCGAGGGGGAACCGGCTCCGATTGGCAAAGGCTCGTTCACCGTCGCCGTCTTGCCTGACACGCAGATGTATGGCGAAGGGCATCCCGAGGGGTTCCTGCAGCAGACTAAGTGGCTGGCGGAAAACAAGAAATCTCGCAACATCGCCGCCGCCCTGCACCTGGGCGACATCACCAACCGAAATACCGCCGAGCAGTGGCAATTGGCCGCTTCGGCCTTGGCCCAGCTCGACGGCAAGATCCCCTACTTCCTGGTCCCCGGCAATCATGACTACAGCAGCGGCGGCAAGTGCCACGATCGTTCGACGTCGCTAAACGACTACTTCCCGATCGACAAGTTCCGCCCGCTGCCGACGTTCGGGGGCGTCTACGACAAAGAGCCGCGGCAGATGGAGAACAGCTACCATCTCTTCTCGGCCGGGGGGCGCGACTTTGTGGTGATCGGGCTCGAGTTCGGTCCGCGGCGCGATGTCGTGCGTTGGGCCAACGAGATTGCCGCCAAGCACAAAGATCGCGAAGCGATTTTGATCACGCACGCCTATATGTACTTCGACGAGACCCGTTATGACTGGGCTGAGAAGCAAACCAAACAAACCTGGAACCCGCACAGCTATCAAGTCGCCAAGATCAGCGGCGGCGACGTGATGGACGGAACCGAACTCTGGAACAATCTGGTCAGCAAGCACGAGAACTTCATCCTGACGGTCAATGGCCATGTGCTCAACGATGGCCTGGCCCGGATGACGTCGACCACCCCTGGCGGTCGCGACGTTCACCAGATGCTGGTCAACTTTCAGATGAAGCCCAACGGCGGAGACGCCTGGCTGCGACTCTTGGAGTTCACCACTGATGGCTCGGTCAACGTCGTCGACTACTCGCCGACCCGCAACCAAGTGAACGCCTCGCCGCAGAACCAGTTCTCGCTGAAGCTGGCGAAGGTCTAG
- a CDS encoding IS110 family RNA-guided transposase, protein MAYFIAFDTHCEFTQIAVLNSRGKVVQEMPCDTAIPALIEALEAYRRPRELTFEEGPLADWLARNLRPYVDRLVVCDPRRNAYVAKEGDKDDAIDAKRLAQLLRGGFLKEVHQVDSVDRALLKLHVAFYHDRVRERVRQGNQLTALLRRQGVFTSIGNVLDPEQRQQLWKKLPRRKVLHEDLDLVLKVYELLLQQEEEIRARLIQLGRKEPPIRRFLEAPGVGPIRAATFYAYIDTPDRFRSKSALWRYCGLGLERRHSGSGPQRVRLSKRGSRPLKSVLIGAARTAIAQSGSPFAEKYRHWTQEKGLNPATARRNVARSLATTLWSLWKTGKSYDPAIASS, encoded by the coding sequence GTGGCCTATTTTATCGCGTTTGATACACATTGCGAGTTTACTCAGATCGCCGTCCTGAATTCCCGAGGGAAGGTGGTCCAAGAGATGCCTTGCGATACCGCCATTCCAGCCCTGATTGAGGCGCTCGAAGCGTATCGACGGCCGCGGGAATTGACCTTCGAGGAGGGGCCGCTGGCTGATTGGCTGGCTCGCAATTTACGTCCTTACGTCGACCGGTTGGTGGTCTGCGATCCGCGGAGAAACGCCTATGTCGCCAAAGAGGGGGACAAGGATGATGCGATTGATGCGAAGCGGCTCGCGCAGTTGCTTCGCGGCGGATTTCTCAAGGAGGTTCATCAAGTCGACTCGGTCGATCGAGCGTTACTGAAACTGCACGTGGCGTTTTATCACGATCGGGTTCGCGAACGCGTTCGACAAGGGAATCAACTAACGGCGTTGCTGCGTCGGCAGGGCGTTTTTACTTCGATCGGCAACGTGCTCGATCCTGAACAACGACAGCAGTTGTGGAAGAAGCTGCCGCGCCGCAAAGTGCTGCACGAAGACCTCGATCTTGTCCTGAAAGTCTACGAACTGTTGCTGCAGCAGGAGGAAGAAATCAGAGCCAGGCTCATTCAACTCGGTCGCAAAGAGCCGCCGATTCGCCGCTTTTTAGAGGCGCCGGGCGTCGGCCCGATTCGTGCGGCGACCTTTTACGCTTACATCGACACGCCAGACCGCTTTCGCAGTAAATCGGCCCTGTGGCGTTACTGCGGGCTCGGTCTCGAGCGACGTCATAGCGGCAGCGGTCCGCAACGCGTACGACTTAGCAAACGGGGAAGTCGCCCGCTGAAAAGCGTCCTGATCGGCGCCGCCAGAACCGCCATCGCGCAGTCGGGCAGCCCGTTCGCAGAAAAATATCGCCACTGGACTCAAGAGAAAGGACTAAATCCCGCGACGGCTCGTCGCAACGTGGCCCGCAGCCTGGCGACGACGTTGTGGAGCCTGTGGAAAACTGGAAAAAGTTATGATCCGGCGATCGCCAGTTCGTAA
- a CDS encoding TlpA family protein disulfide reductase, whose amino-acid sequence MNDSDQHSLGPERSGEKWISSAVTAILFAVLVGLCVILVIRAMQPPQQQSHPWVGHPLTQVDFAPLLNTDQPITTANLQGKVSLINFWGPWCPPCLAELPGLVRLSRDLKNETAFQFLPVSCSRDAIDGRENMTELAGDSADILEKINIIGLPVYADAAGASRTELNSVGPFLAYPTTILVDRNGVVQRVWIGAYDMDVFRDAVELELSKG is encoded by the coding sequence ATGAACGATTCCGATCAGCATTCTCTCGGCCCCGAGCGATCTGGCGAAAAATGGATTAGCTCGGCCGTAACCGCCATCCTGTTCGCCGTGCTGGTCGGGCTTTGCGTGATTCTGGTCATCCGGGCCATGCAGCCGCCGCAGCAACAGTCGCATCCTTGGGTCGGCCACCCACTGACGCAGGTCGACTTCGCCCCGCTGCTCAACACCGACCAACCGATCACCACTGCCAACCTGCAAGGCAAGGTCAGCCTGATCAACTTCTGGGGCCCCTGGTGCCCACCTTGTTTGGCCGAACTCCCCGGCTTGGTCCGGCTCAGCCGTGACCTGAAAAACGAAACCGCGTTTCAATTCCTACCGGTCAGTTGCTCTCGCGACGCCATCGACGGCCGCGAAAACATGACCGAGCTGGCTGGCGATTCGGCCGACATCCTCGAAAAGATCAACATCATCGGCTTGCCGGTCTACGCCGACGCCGCCGGAGCGTCTCGCACCGAACTCAACTCAGTCGGCCCGTTTCTCGCTTATCCGACCACGATTCTCGTCGATCGCAACGGCGTCGTGCAGCGCGTTTGGATTGGCGCCTACGACATGGATGTCTTTCGCGATGCGGTCGAACTCGAACTAAGCAAAGGCTAA
- a CDS encoding histidine triad nucleotide-binding protein: MSEKTIFKKIIDGEIPADVIYEDDLCMVFRDIAPKAPTHLLVIPKKEIATIDDIADEDAAVMGHLWLVVRDVARKLGLENGYRVIVNCKEEGGQEVPHIHLHLMGGRKLTWPPG, encoded by the coding sequence ATGAGCGAGAAGACGATTTTCAAGAAGATCATCGATGGCGAGATTCCCGCGGACGTCATCTACGAGGACGACCTCTGCATGGTCTTCCGCGACATCGCCCCCAAGGCGCCGACCCATCTGCTGGTGATCCCGAAGAAGGAGATCGCCACGATCGACGACATCGCGGATGAAGACGCTGCGGTTATGGGACACTTGTGGCTGGTCGTCCGCGACGTCGCCCGCAAACTAGGTTTGGAAAACGGCTACCGCGTCATCGTCAACTGCAAAGAGGAAGGTGGTCAGGAAGTGCCGCACATCCATTTGCATTTGATGGGCGGGCGCAAACTGACTTGGCCGCCGGGTTAA
- the cyaB gene encoding class IV adenylate cyclase, translating into MKFEVELKFPVDDLRRVEAALSSLGAEIEIPVKQSDYYYGHPSRDFAETDEALRIRKVGSKNIITYKGPKIDSTTKTRREIEVPLVSGSEGAANIVEMLESLGFSLVAEVTKNRRKANLQFADQEVEVALDEVKNLGQFVELEISAEEADIDAARTAINELAAKLGLSGSERRSYLELILEG; encoded by the coding sequence ATGAAGTTCGAAGTCGAATTGAAGTTTCCGGTCGATGATCTCCGCCGCGTCGAAGCGGCGCTCTCTAGCTTGGGCGCCGAAATCGAGATCCCAGTGAAACAGTCCGATTATTACTATGGGCATCCGTCGCGCGACTTCGCCGAAACGGACGAGGCGCTCCGGATCCGCAAGGTCGGCAGTAAGAACATCATCACCTACAAAGGGCCCAAGATCGACTCGACGACCAAGACCCGTCGCGAGATCGAAGTGCCGCTGGTTTCGGGATCGGAAGGCGCCGCCAACATCGTCGAAATGCTGGAGTCGCTCGGCTTTTCGCTGGTCGCCGAAGTGACCAAGAACCGCCGCAAAGCGAATCTGCAGTTCGCTGATCAAGAGGTGGAGGTCGCCCTGGACGAGGTGAAGAACCTGGGCCAGTTTGTCGAGCTGGAAATCTCGGCGGAAGAGGCGGATATCGACGCCGCTCGGACCGCGATTAACGAGTTGGCCGCCAAGTTGGGCCTGTCGGGCAGCGAACGCCGCAGCTACCTGGAATTGATCCTGGAAGGCTAA
- the ruvB gene encoding Holliday junction branch migration DNA helicase RuvB codes for MAREALLQPGDGSGRDEDRMLRPQSMADMVGQREVAKRLQIVVDAAMKRDEPLGHILFDGPPGLGKTTFATCIPKDLGVNFQLTSGPAIQAPKDLVPYLTNADERSVLFIDEIHRIPKAVEEYLYTAMEDFRIDIVLGEGTNARTINLQIKPFTLIGATTRSGMLSAPLRDRFVLREHLDFYTDEELAEILGRNAKKLGVTIDDEASLEISKRSRSTPRVANNRLRWVRDFATSRADGHVTLQLAREAMEMQAIDDLGLDKQDRNYLSTLVRVFGGGPAGIEAIAHTMNAAHDTLADEVEPFLLRTELVVRTPRGRVVTPKAMDHLKAIKWK; via the coding sequence ATGGCCCGCGAAGCTTTATTACAGCCTGGAGACGGCTCTGGTCGCGACGAAGACCGGATGCTCCGTCCGCAGTCGATGGCCGACATGGTCGGTCAGCGCGAAGTCGCCAAGCGGCTGCAGATCGTTGTCGATGCGGCGATGAAGCGGGACGAGCCGCTGGGGCACATCTTGTTCGATGGTCCGCCTGGTCTGGGCAAAACGACCTTTGCGACCTGCATTCCCAAAGACCTGGGGGTCAATTTTCAACTGACCAGCGGTCCCGCGATTCAGGCGCCCAAAGACCTGGTTCCGTACCTGACCAACGCCGATGAACGATCGGTGTTGTTCATTGACGAAATCCACCGGATTCCCAAAGCGGTCGAAGAGTATCTCTACACCGCGATGGAAGACTTCCGGATCGACATCGTGCTGGGCGAAGGAACCAACGCCCGGACGATCAACCTGCAGATCAAACCGTTTACCTTGATCGGCGCCACGACCCGCAGCGGGATGCTCTCGGCGCCGCTCCGCGATCGGTTTGTCTTGCGGGAGCATCTCGACTTCTACACCGACGAAGAACTGGCCGAGATCCTCGGCCGCAACGCCAAGAAGCTGGGCGTGACGATCGACGACGAGGCTTCGCTCGAAATCTCCAAACGCAGTCGCAGCACTCCCCGCGTCGCCAACAATCGCTTGCGTTGGGTTCGCGACTTTGCGACCAGCCGCGCCGACGGGCATGTCACGCTCCAACTGGCCCGTGAGGCGATGGAGATGCAGGCAATCGACGACCTGGGGCTCGACAAGCAAGACCGCAACTATCTCTCGACCCTCGTCCGCGTCTTCGGCGGCGGCCCAGCCGGCATCGAAGCGATCGCCCACACCATGAACGCGGCGCATGACACGCTGGCCGACGAAGTCGAACCGTTCCTCCTGCGAACCGAACTGGTCGTCCGCACCCCGCGCGGCCGCGTGGTCACGCCCAAGGCGATGGACCACCTGAAGGCGATTAAGTGGAAGTGA
- a CDS encoding arylsulfatase → MTRLLACLLLLSASASLSAADRAPNIVLIMADDLGYAELGCYGQKWIKTPNIDRLAKEGIRFTDFYSGNAVCAPSRCCLMTGKHPGHAYVRNNFTQKKLPAETIALGLTDFTGQRPLATEEVTVAEMLKQRGYATAAIGKWGLGQSGTTGDPNKQGFDLFYGFNCQVHAHNHYPKFLMRNSEREVQPGNDRTLTGETFSQDQFTKVALEFIDENQEKPFFLYLPFAIPHLSIQVPEESTAEYTSTIPEEDYVHKGYLEHPTPRAGYAAMVTHMDKDIGKILDKIESLGLDDDTLVIFTSDNGATYDRLGGSDSDFFESVANLRGLKGSLYEGGVRVPFVARWPGKIKPGQVSNLPAALWDMMPTIADISDTKAPEAIDGYSLAPTLLGEGKQQVHDYLYWEFPAYGGQQSIRMGKWKGIRQNMMKKDNPEPLKIELYNLEADPGETTDLAAKHPEMVEKMAKLMAEAHTPSEFERMPVLDGKK, encoded by the coding sequence ATGACTCGACTACTCGCCTGTCTCCTTTTGCTTTCCGCTTCCGCCAGCCTGTCGGCCGCCGATCGGGCGCCCAATATCGTGCTGATCATGGCCGACGATCTGGGCTACGCCGAACTTGGCTGCTATGGCCAGAAGTGGATCAAGACGCCGAACATCGATCGCCTGGCGAAAGAAGGGATTCGCTTTACTGACTTCTACAGCGGCAACGCGGTTTGTGCACCGTCGCGGTGCTGCTTGATGACCGGCAAGCATCCCGGCCACGCTTACGTGCGAAACAACTTCACGCAGAAGAAACTGCCGGCCGAAACGATCGCCCTGGGACTGACCGACTTCACCGGGCAGCGTCCGCTGGCGACCGAAGAAGTAACCGTCGCCGAGATGCTGAAGCAGCGCGGTTATGCGACTGCCGCCATCGGCAAATGGGGCTTGGGCCAATCAGGCACGACCGGCGATCCGAACAAGCAAGGCTTTGATCTGTTTTACGGTTTCAACTGTCAGGTTCACGCCCACAATCACTATCCGAAGTTCCTGATGCGGAACTCGGAACGAGAAGTCCAACCGGGCAACGATCGCACGCTGACTGGCGAGACCTTCTCGCAAGATCAGTTCACCAAGGTCGCGCTGGAGTTTATCGACGAGAACCAAGAGAAACCGTTCTTCCTGTACCTGCCCTTTGCGATTCCGCACTTGTCGATTCAGGTTCCGGAAGAGTCGACCGCCGAATATACCAGCACGATTCCGGAAGAAGACTACGTTCACAAAGGTTACCTGGAGCATCCGACGCCGCGAGCCGGATACGCCGCGATGGTCACTCACATGGACAAGGACATCGGCAAGATCCTGGATAAGATTGAATCGCTCGGCCTGGACGACGACACGCTGGTGATCTTCACCTCGGACAATGGCGCCACCTACGATCGCCTGGGCGGATCGGACTCTGACTTCTTTGAGTCGGTCGCCAATCTGCGCGGCTTGAAAGGAAGTCTGTACGAAGGAGGCGTTCGCGTGCCGTTCGTCGCTCGCTGGCCAGGCAAGATCAAGCCGGGGCAGGTTTCGAACCTGCCGGCGGCGCTGTGGGACATGATGCCGACCATCGCCGACATCAGCGACACCAAAGCGCCGGAAGCGATCGACGGCTACAGCCTGGCGCCGACGCTGCTGGGCGAAGGAAAACAGCAGGTGCACGATTATCTCTACTGGGAGTTCCCGGCTTATGGCGGTCAGCAATCGATCCGCATGGGCAAGTGGAAAGGGATTCGTCAGAACATGATGAAGAAAGACAATCCCGAGCCGCTGAAGATCGAGCTGTACAACCTGGAAGCCGACCCCGGCGAAACGACCGATCTGGCCGCCAAGCATCCCGAAATGGTCGAAAAAATGGCGAAGCTGATGGCCGAAGCCCACACGCCGTCGGAGTTTGAACGGATGCCGGTTTTGGATGGGAAGAAGTAG